In the genome of Thermoplasmata archaeon, one region contains:
- a CDS encoding (Fe-S)-binding protein — protein sequence MPELFGKKIHNLPHIAQELTQCVQCGYCIDVCEAHAQTPWDSVTPRGKIYYIKQIDLMGTGGMDKLLNRPVELSPEFVDAMYKCTGCGNCEVVCHAKIHLVELWETMRKWMVDVGIGPMPAAVAMGKSIHKNHNPYNEPDSKRDAWWPEDVERHVPANVVFFAGCTGSYRMQHIAQAGVHVLDRAGVQMNCLGPDEWCCSSPLIRTGNEKESTDCAYHNVEKADAIGAKDMVMTCSGCYKTVSCDFGRFYAKAGQNVYHFSQYVEQLINDRKLPLNNEFNHKVTYHDPCHLGRHSGVYDAPRNVIKKIKGVEFVEMERSRENSRCCGAGGGYKSTYPDFALNIGIERIHDAEATGADVLISCCPFCVLNLTQAAKKIGSNIKVMDLSQVLLEVTAPKPAEPAAEKPAAEAKA from the coding sequence ATGCCGGAACTATTTGGAAAGAAGATCCACAACCTGCCCCACATCGCGCAGGAGCTCACACAGTGCGTACAGTGCGGATACTGTATCGACGTCTGCGAGGCACACGCTCAGACACCTTGGGACTCCGTCACCCCCAGGGGAAAGATCTACTACATCAAGCAGATCGACCTGATGGGAACCGGAGGAATGGACAAGCTCCTCAACAGGCCCGTCGAGCTCAGCCCCGAGTTCGTCGACGCCATGTACAAGTGTACTGGATGCGGAAACTGTGAGGTAGTCTGCCACGCCAAGATCCACCTCGTGGAACTTTGGGAGACAATGAGGAAATGGATGGTCGATGTCGGAATCGGACCCATGCCCGCCGCAGTCGCGATGGGTAAGAGCATCCACAAGAACCACAACCCCTACAACGAGCCCGACTCCAAGAGGGACGCATGGTGGCCCGAGGATGTCGAGAGGCACGTACCCGCCAACGTCGTCTTCTTCGCCGGATGTACCGGATCCTATAGGATGCAGCACATCGCACAGGCCGGAGTTCACGTTCTCGACCGCGCCGGAGTCCAGATGAACTGTCTCGGACCCGACGAGTGGTGCTGTTCCTCCCCTCTCATCAGGACAGGAAACGAGAAGGAGTCCACAGACTGTGCCTACCACAACGTCGAGAAGGCCGACGCCATCGGAGCGAAGGACATGGTCATGACCTGCTCCGGATGCTACAAGACCGTCTCCTGCGACTTCGGAAGGTTCTACGCCAAGGCAGGACAGAACGTCTACCACTTCTCACAGTACGTCGAGCAGCTCATCAACGACAGGAAGCTGCCCCTCAACAACGAGTTCAACCACAAGGTCACATACCACGACCCCTGCCACCTCGGAAGGCACTCCGGTGTCTATGACGCTCCCAGGAACGTCATCAAGAAGATCAAGGGTGTCGAGTTCGTCGAGATGGAGAGGTCCAGGGAGAACTCCAGGTGCTGCGGTGCCGGAGGAGGATACAAGTCCACATACCCCGACTTCGCCCTCAACATCGGTATCGAGAGGATCCACGACGCCGAGGCAACCGGAGCTGACGTTCTCATCAGCTGCTGTCCCTTCTGTGTCCTGAACCTCACACAGGCGGCAAAGAAGATCGGTTCCAACATCAAGGTCATGGACCTTTCGCAGGTCCTCCTCGAGGTCACCGCTCCCAAACCCGCCGAGCCCGCTGCAGAGAAACCCGCAGCAGAAGCAAAGGCCTGA